CCCCCTTTCAATGCGAGTCCTGTACATTTCCACCGATGACCCACTattcgattttcattttcatcggctattgattctgaaaTCATTTGCCTTCGCCCGCAACAAATCCGCTTGTGAATTCAATTGTGGCGCTCATAATAATGTGCAACGACTGCCAGCACCACGCTGGCAGTTTAATGATgtgatttctgtttttgtgcACTGGGGATTATGGCGAGCTGGGCTCAAAGGTTGAAAGGAATTCACTCTGAGAAACATTTCAGATCGCCCAGTAAACTTTGTTCACATTTTCACTCACTGTtccggcacacacacaatccCAGTCAAAATGGCgtgcaaaaagaaaaccaagCTGTGGGAACCAATGGGCAAGGATGAATTGAAGAGCACCACACAGGCGATGCTCGAGGAGGGCGCTAAGGGTTTAAGGACGATTTCTACGCAGCAGAAAAAGCTGGTCAACTTTCAGTCGTTCAATATGGATGAGTGAGTGGAAAATCATGCTGTTTAGGGAAATAAAGGGTATTTGGGAGTAAAATGCGAGTAGTAAGAAGTGCAGCTTAAGGTCTTTTGTTTCGATACCCGGTAACTGATTGAAAAAATCCGTACTTATATGGAGTTGGTGCAGTTTTCGTTAAACGAATATATGCTATGTAAGCATTTACTAAACTTTTCCGCAGTCCCCGATACGGCATTTCAATAATAGAGGACACTATGGAACCCCCCATGTTGTCGAGCTACACAAGGCAATACTCCCAGCCGTATCCAAATCGCTGTAAGCCCTTTGTTCAAAAGACCGAAACACCAGATCCCTTATTCAATCGAAAGCCGAAAAACGATTTTGAGTTTGCCACGGGCCTGGATTTTAAGTTTCTTGATGATCATATGCATAATCTTTCCGAATCACGCAAGAAGGTTAACTTCTTCAGGCAACTGAGGTGAGGTATCTAATCCTAATatattgcattaattaaaatttcttgtGTTGCACAGGAACCAGTCATTTCTTCTGTATTGACATGGGCCATATTTTTTCGATCtagaaaaacttaatttgtaaCAATTTGAGTCCATCATCGGCAAAGTCACGCAACGTGGCTCCTATTTTAAGAGCTTTCAATTGTGCCATGATTATAAATTACCCCTCATTATTTTCCGAGAAAAATGtgtcaattgcattttccattaCCCCTTCGTTTTCGAtagaaatcaattaattttgcataaataaactcTATTGTCGGCGTGGTCAGGGAAGCGGCATGTGCTTGACTATTATTAGGTTATAGCTGGTACACTTTTCTTGGAAAAATAGCaagcaaattgcaattaataatgcagaaggcagaaggcagcgAGCCAAGTCCGATACTCGGCCATTGCTGCGATATTCGCCGCGGGCACTGCCATTGctgccaatttgcataaatgctAGAAGAGCTCTCCCGTTGGCCAGTGGGATGTCGGGCAGCAGGAGGGTGGTGTCAAACTAATGGCAGTCTATGACAGGGATCTGATTTATTATTCACGGTAATTAGTTTGGCCTCCTTAGTGTCCGAATGGAAGCCAATAAACCAGGCTGACATGCCGCTGCATTGATTTTGCCCCGAGGAAAGCGCGCATAAGCGATGGATTTTCTTCCGGCGTCCAGCACCGCGAACATCGCCCCAATGGAGTGGCCAAAACATAACAATCTCCGGCAGACAAGAGCATGAA
This genomic stretch from Drosophila teissieri strain GT53w chromosome 2L, Prin_Dtei_1.1, whole genome shotgun sequence harbors:
- the LOC122626077 gene encoding uncharacterized protein LOC122626077, translated to MACKKKTKLWEPMGKDELKSTTQAMLEEGAKGLRTISTQQKKLVNFQSFNMDDPRYGISIIEDTMEPPMLSSYTRQYSQPYPNRCKPFVQKTETPDPLFNRKPKNDFEFATGLDFKFLDDHMHNLSESRKKVNFFRQLRNQSFLLY